In Phycisphaerales bacterium AB-hyl4, the genomic window CAGGCTCGCCGAGTGCACCATGACCACCCCGATCCCCAGCAGGGCGACGACAGCAAGCTGGACAATGTGCGCAGGGCGTAGCATGGAGGATTTATCGGTCAGTGCACTGGGTGTTTGTGTAATAGTTTTTGCCCTGGCAAAGATGGCCTCGCGTTGGGGGTGGACGGCCGGAGAAATTCCGGATGCACGTTCGGGGGAAATGCCTGAACAAAGCTTGCGTTCATGCCCTCAAGTGATATAGTCGCAAGTGTGTAATGGTGGCTCTCGCCTTACATTGGACATGCTTGTGACTTTTTTTGAGGGGGAGGGGCCCGGGGCAAGCCGTGCTTGCGGCTTGTTTGGAGGAGGTTTCTGGGAGGCAAATACACCACGCCGTAGCTTTTCCGTCGGGTGATCAACCCGTCGCGGTGGGCTGTTCGTTTGTCTCTGGCCAAGTCAGCGGCTTGGCTGGCAGCCGGATCAGGCTTTATGTCCATCATGGCGAATCGCAGCGGCGTGCGTGTTGGTTTGATCGCGTTTGTATGACTTGATCCAAAGTCTTTGTACCCGGTGAACACGGTGTTCGCCGAGCAGGCTATCTTTGCGCCCGTTGTAAACAACGGGGCAAACCACGCCGGTTGTGAAGCAATCGGTAATCCTCATTTTGAGGAAAGGAAGAGAAATGCAGAAGGCTACTTTGATTTCGGCGCTGGCAATGGGTTCGGCAATGGTCGCAACATCGCAGGTTCATGCCGACGTGAACATTACGTTCGATGATCCAGTGGTTACCAGTAGTAATCAGGCACCTGGGGTGTGGTACACCGACCGTGCTGCTCCGGCGGGCTTTGAAGTCGTGCAGTTCAATGGCGAAAACGTGCTGAAGCAGTCAATTGGCGCCGGCGACGCCGACGCCAATGGCTTCCGCAACACGCAGGGGCGTAAGTATGACCTCACGCCTGGCACCTTCTCGGTGTCCATCGACTTGTACGTGCCGGACGACTGGGCCTCGACCGACCGTCGTATGGCCGGCTTCTGGGGCACAATGTTCGACAACTCGGGTGACGTTGCGTCCTACCCGATCATCGAGTTCAACTCGGGCACAGCGGGGTACGAGTCTACAACCGACGACCCGACCAACGCCGGCTCACCTTCGCCGCGTTTTCGCGTGTGGGATTCCCAAAGCGGTTGGGCAGATATGGGTCTGCCCACCGGCTTCGCTTACGATACATGGCATACGCTCGAAATGACCCTCGCAGGTGGGCAGATTATTTACACCGTCGGTGATCTCGAGGTCGCGGTCACAGCTGGTGATGCCGACTATTTCGGCAACATTATCCTCCAGGGTTACAACACCCACGCCGACTTCAGCTCGGGTGTGAGCTACGACATCTATTGGGATAACTTTTCTTCGGTCGTCCCGGAACCTGCCAGCCTTGCGCTGCTGGGCATGGGTGGGCTCGCCTTGGTGCTTCGCCGTCGACGTGCGAATGCCTGATTGCTCATTGCGACATCACGCTTAATTACCACGGGACTGGCGTTATCGCGCCGGTCCTGTTTTTTTGTTTGAAGTGGGCAGTGGTCATCAGTCGCGAGGTCGGCGTTGGTTGGTTGCCGACCTCACCCGCCTGCCGAGCCAGAGCATGACGAGCATTGCCGCGATGAGGAACATCACGCCGGCGATGCCATACTGCCACCAGGCCGCGTCGGCCCAGCCGCGGCCGGTGACGCGGCTGGTGATGGCGAAACTCAGTTCCGCAGCGAGTAGGCCGATGATACAACCGAGCACCGCGCCGAGGGCGTAGGCGGGCCAGGTGGTCGCGGGTTTGGGGGTGGGCGGCGGCATTGGGTTATGAATGGCGGAAGCCCACGGCGTGACGCCGTGGGCTTCGGTGTGGTTGGGTTGATCGAGCTTGCGATGTTTATTCGGGCTTGTTGTCTTCGCCGGAGACGTTGGGTTGTGATTTTTCGATGACGTCGTCGACGAGGCCGTAGGCCTTGGCTTCCTGTGCGGAGAAGAACTTGTCGCGTTCGGAATCTTCTTCGATCTGTTCTTTGGTCTGGCCGGTGTGTCGTGCGAGGATGCCGTTGAGTTCGTCTTTGGTTTTGAGGATTTCCTCGGCTTGGATCTGGACGTCGGAGGTTTGGCCGTAGACCCCGCCGTAGGGCTGGTGGATCATGACCTTGGCGTGGGGGAGGCTGTAGCGTTTGCCCTTCGCGCCGGCGGCGAGGACGACGGCTCCGCCGGACATGGCTTTGCCGATGCAGTAGGTGGCGACTTCGCAGTCGAGGAACTGCATGGTGTCGTAGATCGCGAGGGTGTCGTCAACGGCCCCGCCGGGCGAGTTGATGTAGAGGTTGATGTCGACGCCCTTTTTTTGGTTCTGCAGATAGAGCAGCCGCATGATGATGCCGGTGGCGGAGGCGTGGTTGATCTCGCCGACGAGGAAGATGACGCGATTTTCCAGCAGCAGCTCGTCAATGGTCATCTCGCGGTATCGGCCGATGGGTGGCGCTGCCATCGCCATCGACATCGGGTCGAGCGAGCCGGTGGGCTGCTGAAACATCGGCATGCCTGTTGCGCCTGGCATGGGCGGCAGGTCAGAGAGGCTGTGGGGGGTGGATTTGGTGCTCATGTGGCGGTATGTCATGTCGTGCGTGCTCAGATCGTGATCTACAAGGTTCAGGTCGGCCCACATGATAACTGTGCGCGCGAGAGATGGATAGTTGGGGGGGTGGGTTTGTGGTTTCTGGTTTAGGGTTTCTCGTTTCTGGTTGGGGAAGCCGAGCCCTGAGCGAGTCCGCGAGCGAAGGGCCGGATCTCGTTGGCAGGACAATCACTAACCAGAAACCAGAAACCACGACCCTACTCCCCCAACATGGGGCGATTGCCTACAATACATGTCGTCACGGGGGGAATGAAGAACGGTAGACCTTCACTGGAGTCTGGCAGCGCGCAGAACATGACCGAGCACCTTTCTTATCGATCGGGGCTGGAGCCGGCCGTTGCGTCCAGTACGCACGACGTGCAGGCCAGCCGGGACTTTGCCATCGAGACCGCCCGCCTCTTGGCCGACTCGCACTGCGAGGATGTGGTCATCTTTGACGTGCGCGGTTTGAGCGATCTGGCAAACTACATCATCATCGCCTCAGGCACGAGCGATCGGCAGATCAAATCGCTGGCCGGCCACGTCAACGAACTTGCCCGCGAGCATGGCTTTGTCCGCTACGGGTCGGACCGGGACGCGGCGAGCACCTGGCTGGCGTTGGATTATGTCGATTTGATGGTGCACCTCTTCGAGCCGGCGACGCGGGCGCACTACGACATGGAAATGCTCTGGGGCGATGCGCCACGCGTGTCCTGGCATCGTGGTTGAGCGGCGCTGGCCGGGATTTTCCTGATGCAGGCATCGGGCTCAGCATGTTGCGCTGCCGCGAAGTTGAAGTTCCACCATCCAGTTCATCTGGCCTCGCGTATATCGGGGTAGAACGGTGGATGACGCTGCAAGTCACCACCAACCTCGTATGAAAGGAGCATCAGATGAACTGGTACAAACTTTGCAAATCATTCGGTCGACGCGGGCTGTTGAGCCTGGCACTGGTTGCGGCATTCGGCATCGGCGGCGTGTCGCTGACCGGCTGCAACACGACGGAAGGCGCTGGCCAAGACATTGAGGCGGCCGGTGAAGGCATTCAGGACGCGGCGAACTGACGGGGTCGCTGCGCGGCGTGCGTGGCTGGCCCGAGGGGGTTGGCCACGGCGGATGTGATTGTGGCGCGCGTCCTCCTTGCAGGGCGGGGCGCGCGCCATTTTGTTTCAACGAACATTTAGCCGTCAATGCCGAGAAGAGCTTGTCAGAGGCGGAACGGGAGGGTGTCTGATGGGGCTTCTTGGTTGGGCATTGGTATTTCTGGTGGTGGCGATTGTCGCTGCAGTGTTCGGGTTTGGCGGGATCTCATCCGCGGCTGCGGATATTGCCCGAATTCTGTTTTTCGTCTTCATCGTGATTTTCCTGGTCATGCTGGTCGCCGGTCTGCTCGGCGCTGCTCCATTGCCAGTTTAAGCGGTGTTTCGACCGTGTAATCACCGACGGTTGATTTGGGAGATTGAGTGAATATGGCCGTTGATATTCGGCCGACCGTGCTCGGAGGGAGATGGAGCTGAGGGAGAGAGCTTACTGACAAGTAAGGAGGGGGGTAGTAGGGGAGGACTTGTCAGCTTGCCGCTTGGACATTTATGTCCCGGCGGCATTTTTTTTGCGCGGAGGTGGGCTTGTGCCTCAGTTAGACGCGTTGTTCTGGGGGATATTCCAGTCCGCGTGGGGGCAGCCACCTCGATTGATTGGGGGCCTCATTTCACATCATTGAGTTGGTGTCGGGCATGGCGTGCCCCTACGGTTGCCTGCGTGTGTAGCGCGACGGCCGGCGGGCGTGACACGAAGCCCGCCGACATGAGACGTAGGACGCGATCTCTATCACAATCTGGCAAAGGAACTCAAATGCGACATTTGATCGAGACAAACAAATTGACGATCTGGCTTTCGCGCACATTGACAGTGCTCGCGGCGGGAGTGCTCAGCTTTTCAATGCTGGTCGGCGTCACCGGCTGTGAGACGACCGAAGGTGTTGGCCGCGACATTGAGGCGGCGGGTGAAGGCATACAGGAAGGCGCGGATCGCGCGGACCCCGGTCCGCCTGACCAATGGTAATGCGCGATCGTAAATGCAGGC contains:
- a CDS encoding DUF1328 domain-containing protein; amino-acid sequence: MGLLGWALVFLVVAIVAAVFGFGGISSAAADIARILFFVFIVIFLVMLVAGLLGAAPLPV
- a CDS encoding PEP-CTERM sorting domain-containing protein, producing MKQSVILILRKGREMQKATLISALAMGSAMVATSQVHADVNITFDDPVVTSSNQAPGVWYTDRAAPAGFEVVQFNGENVLKQSIGAGDADANGFRNTQGRKYDLTPGTFSVSIDLYVPDDWASTDRRMAGFWGTMFDNSGDVASYPIIEFNSGTAGYESTTDDPTNAGSPSPRFRVWDSQSGWADMGLPTGFAYDTWHTLEMTLAGGQIIYTVGDLEVAVTAGDADYFGNIILQGYNTHADFSSGVSYDIYWDNFSSVVPEPASLALLGMGGLALVLRRRRANA
- a CDS encoding entericidin A/B family lipoprotein, which translates into the protein MRHLIETNKLTIWLSRTLTVLAAGVLSFSMLVGVTGCETTEGVGRDIEAAGEGIQEGADRADPGPPDQW
- the rsfS gene encoding ribosome silencing factor, coding for MTEHLSYRSGLEPAVASSTHDVQASRDFAIETARLLADSHCEDVVIFDVRGLSDLANYIIIASGTSDRQIKSLAGHVNELAREHGFVRYGSDRDAASTWLALDYVDLMVHLFEPATRAHYDMEMLWGDAPRVSWHRG
- a CDS encoding ClpP family protease; translated protein: MAAPPIGRYREMTIDELLLENRVIFLVGEINHASATGIIMRLLYLQNQKKGVDINLYINSPGGAVDDTLAIYDTMQFLDCEVATYCIGKAMSGGAVVLAAGAKGKRYSLPHAKVMIHQPYGGVYGQTSDVQIQAEEILKTKDELNGILARHTGQTKEQIEEDSERDKFFSAQEAKAYGLVDDVIEKSQPNVSGEDNKPE
- a CDS encoding entericidin A/B family lipoprotein yields the protein MNWYKLCKSFGRRGLLSLALVAAFGIGGVSLTGCNTTEGAGQDIEAAGEGIQDAAN